A single genomic interval of Zunongwangia sp. HGR-M22 harbors:
- a CDS encoding putative porin: protein MKKVLLLITIFNFSFFCHAQEQKLPNRGAKGEAKDSVAEPTIDLFKIISVENDTTQVDTSLTIQKDYKFNYLRKDLFGLLPFANTGQTYNALTEFRDFNTIKPKFGARARHYNFMEPQDINYYHVPTPLTELYFKTVPEQGQQLDAFFTVNTSERLNFSVAYKGVRALGKFRHMLTSTGNFRTTLNYQTKDRKYRAKAHFVSQDLMNEENGGLTDDALQSYVSKEEEFEDRSVLDVNFENAESTLYGKGFFLYHQYYLNGAQDSIDNKLYFSHRLDYSYKKFQYLQSNAANSFFGSSFQSTGLRDEVRYENFSNTVAVNFDNSVLGKISGRAGFSSLDYWYESVFVGEDGVVGDRLDGQLLEVGGSYDNYLGGFNLHGDIAFTFGDNFSGNHIIASAGYQIDPFNFLNFGLKQTSRAPNLNFLLYQSNYINYNWQHAYDNENAQSLFFELSAKRIANFSGEITQIQNYTYFGRNGEGAIKPFQSGSDVRYVKLKAQREFRFGKFALDNTILYQKVSDGGDVFNVPELLTRNSLYYKDFWFDKALYLQTGFTFNYFSSYQMDGYDPVLAEFYVQNESNYGAYPLVDFFFNGKVDQARIFFKLENLNFALNGNNNFSAPRYPHNDFMIRFGIVWNFFL, encoded by the coding sequence ATGAAGAAAGTACTCCTTTTAATTACGATTTTTAATTTTAGTTTTTTTTGTCATGCTCAGGAGCAAAAGCTGCCAAATAGAGGAGCTAAAGGCGAAGCAAAAGATTCTGTAGCAGAGCCCACTATCGATCTATTCAAAATAATTTCAGTAGAAAACGATACAACGCAGGTTGATACTTCGCTTACTATTCAAAAAGATTACAAATTTAACTATCTCAGAAAGGATTTGTTTGGTTTACTTCCTTTTGCAAATACGGGACAAACATATAATGCGCTAACCGAGTTTCGAGATTTCAATACTATAAAACCTAAATTCGGAGCCAGAGCGCGTCATTATAATTTTATGGAACCACAAGATATTAACTATTATCATGTTCCTACTCCGTTAACAGAGTTGTATTTTAAAACCGTGCCAGAACAAGGGCAACAACTCGATGCTTTTTTTACAGTAAATACTTCTGAGCGTTTAAATTTTAGTGTTGCTTACAAAGGCGTTAGGGCACTCGGGAAGTTTAGACACATGCTTACAAGTACAGGTAATTTCAGAACCACATTAAATTATCAGACTAAAGATAGAAAGTATAGGGCTAAAGCTCATTTTGTTAGTCAGGATTTAATGAATGAAGAAAATGGAGGTTTAACCGATGATGCTCTTCAATCTTATGTAAGTAAAGAAGAGGAATTTGAGGATAGATCTGTTTTAGATGTTAATTTTGAAAATGCAGAAAGTACTTTATATGGTAAAGGCTTTTTTCTGTATCATCAATATTACTTAAATGGAGCTCAAGACAGTATAGATAATAAACTATATTTTAGCCATCGATTGGATTATAGTTATAAGAAATTTCAATATCTCCAATCTAACGCTGCTAACAGTTTTTTTGGATCATCATTTCAAAGTACAGGCTTAAGAGATGAAGTGAGATATGAGAATTTTTCAAATACAGTTGCTGTCAATTTCGATAATTCAGTTTTAGGTAAAATATCAGGTAGGGCTGGTTTTTCATCATTGGATTATTGGTACGAATCTGTTTTTGTTGGTGAAGATGGGGTTGTTGGCGATCGTTTAGATGGGCAGTTGCTAGAAGTAGGTGGGAGTTATGACAATTATTTAGGAGGTTTTAACCTTCATGGTGATATAGCATTTACTTTCGGTGATAATTTTTCAGGAAATCATATTATAGCTTCCGCTGGATATCAAATAGATCCATTTAATTTTCTAAACTTCGGGCTCAAGCAAACGAGTAGGGCTCCCAATCTTAACTTTTTGCTGTATCAGAGTAATTATATTAATTATAACTGGCAGCATGCTTATGATAACGAAAATGCCCAAAGTCTGTTCTTTGAACTTTCTGCGAAAAGAATAGCTAATTTTAGCGGTGAGATTACTCAAATTCAGAATTACACTTATTTTGGAAGGAATGGGGAAGGGGCAATCAAACCTTTTCAATCAGGAAGCGATGTGCGTTATGTGAAGCTCAAAGCCCAACGGGAGTTTAGGTTTGGGAAATTTGCTCTGGATAATACCATTTTGTATCAAAAGGTCTCCGATGGTGGCGATGTATTTAATGTCCCCGAGCTGCTTACTCGAAATTCGCTTTATTATAAGGATTTTTGGTTCGATAAAGCGCTGTATTTACAGACCGGCTTTACATTTAATTATTTTTCTTCTTACCAAATGGATGGGTATGATCCTGTTTTAGCGGAATTCTATGTGCAAAACGAATCGAATTACGGAGCTTATCCATTAGTAGATTTCTTTTTCAACGGTAAAGTGGACCAGGCCAGAATATTTTTCAAGCTCGAGAATCTAAA